The genomic stretch AAGAGGGATGGTGtcaagtggggaaaaaaagcgaAGAAACGTTTTGgcaaagtttttgttttgacGGTGAGATAGCCCTGCTTTACTGCTGTAATGGTATCGCAGGGCAAAAGGCATCAGACACCATATACAAAGTTCATCACAAGTGAGCTTGTAAACAAAACAAGTCCTACTGCCCCATGTCTCtggaaagaaaacattaaaggcAAACCCTGCTGTTTTTGAAAGGACAACGAATAACCAAGGTAGAGCAAAGCATCCTAATCatattaacaaaaacaaaagagaaattcCACTTTTGTAGACTGACAAAGAAAAGGATTTGGTGTTCAGAAAAATGACATCATAAATTCACACAAAGAAAAGAGGCATCTGTAGTTCTCTGACCATTATCTCTTTGTTAGTTGAGAGAAAGCATGATGAATCACAGCACATTGGTATGAAATAGAGGCTGAACAGTGACACAGACCTTCCAAGAACTTGAGTTGCCTATTCACCACTTATCTGACATTGAGCTACAAGTAAATAATCCTGTATCCCTGAGGTCACATCTGAACATCACACTTGCATATCTATATATGCACTTTGCACCAGATTATTAGTTTTCTATGACCAAATGGATGGCTTTCAGTCTCATGTTCTCTTAACcttcatattatatatatacagcgggtaaaataagtattgaacacgtcaccatttttctcagtaaatatatttctaaaggtgctactgacatggaattttcaccagatgtcggtaacaacccatgcaacccacacatgcaaaatcaaacattagatgtccataaattaagttatgtgtaataaaatgtaatgacagggagaaagtattgaacacacttAGTTAAATTTATTTAATACTTCGTACAAAAGCCTTTGTTGGTAATAACAGCTTCAAGATGCCTCCTGTATGAAGAAACTAGTTGCATGCATTGCTCAGGtgtgattttggcccattcttccaCACAAACAGTCTTCAAATCTTGAAGGTTCCGTGGGCCTCTTCTATGAACTCTAATCTTTAGTTCTTTCCATAGattttctattggattcaagtcaggtgattggctgggccattctagcagctttattttctttctctgaaaccaagtgagagtttccttggctgtgtgtttgggatcattgtcttgctgaaatgtCCACCATcgtttcatcttcatcatcctggTAGATGGCAGCAGATTTTTATCAAGAATGTCTTggtacatttttccattcatcCTTCCTTCAATTACATGAAGTTTGCCAGTGCCGTATGCTGAAAAACAGCCCTACACCATGATGTTCccacctccaaacttcactgttggtatggtgtttttggggtgatGTGCTGTGCCATTTGACCTccaaacatggtgtgtgtggcatccaaagagttcaattttggtctcatctgaccagactaTTCTCCCAGTATTTCACAGGCTTGTCTAAATGTTGTGCAGCAAACTTTAAACGAGCttcaacatgttttttcttcagcaatGGAGTCTTGCGTGGTGAGCGTGCATACAGGCCATGGCTGTTGAGTGCGTTacttattgttttctttgaaacaatTGTACCTGCTAATTCCAGGTCTTTCTGAAGCTCTCCACAAGTGGTCCTTGGCTCTTGGACAACTCTTCTGATAATTCTTTTGACTCCTCTGTCAGAAATCTTGCGAGGAGCACCAGGTCGTGGCCGGTTTATGGTGAAATGATGCTGTTTCCACTTCCGGATTATGGCCCCAACAGTGCTCACTGGAACATTCAGAAGTTTAGATATCCTTCTGTAACCAATGCCATTAGTATGTTTTGCAACAATAAGGTTGCGAAGGTCTTGAGAGAGTTCTTTGCTTTTACCCATCATGAGATGTTTCTTGTGTGACACCTTGGCAATGAGACACCTTTTTATAAGCCATCAGTTCGGACTGAACCAGCTGATATTAATTTGCACTGACAAGGGGCAGGATTGCTTTCTGATTACTGATAGATTTCAGCTGTTGTCTTGGCTTTTGGTGCCTTTTTGCACCTCCATTTCttcatgtgttcaatactttttccctgtgtcattccattttattacacataacttaatttatggaCATCTAAGGTTTGATTTCTTTGCATGTGTTGCATGGGTTGTTACCGACATCTGGTGAAAATTCCATGCcacctttagaaatatatttactgagaaaaatggcgacgtgttcaatacttattttacccgctGTATATTGAGTCAATTTGActtcattcagtgtttgacatctcttaacctttttttcccccatcttgATACGGTATGATTTTACTAATTTGGtaaaacatacaataaacataatgctatgcttTCAAATGTCCTGTACCATGTactttgcatgtgttgtgaCCCCCCTAtcgtaactgtataaaatgcaaGAAAAAACGAAAAAGTTTTGTATATTAtgtcagatttctttgtggatgattctggtggaaCTTCACTTACTAATAATATGAGGGTTAATATCATATTAGACTGAAAGTTGGggggaaaatatatattctataaaaataaatataaaatagcgCTCAAAAGCAAGAAACCAAAGACGCGACATCAtgacattgttatttttaaggcttcttgtttatttgtcatttttgctCTCTCCACCCCTTCCGCTCATCACATAAACAAAGCACCGGTGCAatatatctccctgtgtccagctcatctatcctctcaggggtgtgtcacagtgtaCATCTTCACGTGTGCGACTacgtaaaaaatgtattttgttaattgTATTGACATTACAGAGCACagaagtaaagtaaaaaaaactttaatctgggtttccaaaataaataaatagacaaaaatactgtacacaaaATAATGTGTGCTGTCAGGAGCTACATGAGAAACCACACACTCTTCCTGACAGCTGAAGAACACTACACCGTTAAAGTGTGCTTTCGGGGAGGGGTGTCGGTACCTTGGGGGGCGTAAGCAGAGTTCCTAGCAGTCGTGAGCGAAAGCTGGAGGAGCTGATCTTTTCCTCCTCGATCTCACTGTGGTGGGCATCTTTGATGACTTGGATCTCATACAGCACCAGCTCTGAGAGACCCTGGAACAgtgatgacacacacacacacacacacacacacacacacacacacacacagaaatgcagtcAGACAACATCTGCCAAACATATCATATACGTTTACCGTCTACATACAGCAGTGCATACtccgcatgcatgcacagacgTAAGCAAATTATTTCGGGTTGCACCACCCTTAAATGTGTATTTCAATTGTTATCCTAAAAGGGTTGCTGGAGGCACTCAAATGGCACAGACAAGTGACTAATTACACAATTGCTTTATGgaagggataataccctataAATTAGTCAATGATTAGGAATGAATTGCCGGACAGTTTTACTGCCCTGAAGggcaattattttacatttacatttttgtcatttggcagacgcttttaatctaaagcgacttacaagtgcataggttcttccacaagtatTTCTCATAACCGACttgttcatagggtattatcccgctTAAACCACAGCTAACTTGCTAAAGTAATGTCGTTATGGACTATATTACTgtagtttattttaatttggaaacaaatgtattcattgaaacATAATGGGAACGTTGCAATACAAAAAAATCACGTAGCCTAAAATTGTCTGCTGCAACTAAAAGGCAACTGCATCATCGCTGAGAAGAAGTTCACTGGCTCACCATCGGCAAAAGTAATTAAAACGTTAGGcaattaactaatgttagccTGCAAAGTATTAGTAAGcaatttatattaatttgacactgtattccagacttcagtTCCATGCAACTGAACAGAGCCCCtcccattttgaactgaagcatAGCAAGACCTCAATATTTTGTTAAAATCAGCTGGCATGTCTCATTCTTGCAGCCAGTCCTGCCAAACGACATACATGTAGTTTACAGAAAATATCAGTGTACTGAAATATTTTAGCATCTTCGGGCGTTCCAAGCCGAAGTATGTTCCTCTAAGCTTACTTAGGACCTACCATCCTGGAGCAACTTAGATTACAGACAGTAAACATTTCATCATTCTCTCCCCACTCGCTTCTGTGTTGtaagttatattattattaccgCCTAAGTTAAAATGCTTggttacattatgtttgaaactCCCCATGGTTATCTTTCCAACaatgcagtgtagtgtagcCTAACTCAATGCAATGTAGCCAACAGTAACATATTTTTGCCGCCATATTTGCTTGACAAATAGGCTGTTGGCACTAATCACTTGTTGGTGAAGTACTGGAGTAGATTCAAGGAAACAAGTGGAGACAAACTGCTGGCCCTAATTGCATGTAATAACTCATGAAATGGTAATGTTCTTTAGATTCGTTAGCAACAAAGTTTATACAATTTTTTTGAATCAAAAGAAAGCAACATCTGATGAACATGCACTTCCAGCATTTTTTTGCTCCTTCAAACAAGGAAAACAATTTAGAGAACAATTTACGGTGTTAAAGCCATGCTGCTTGAACTTCTGATGGGAAACCAATTGTATGGtgatatatacaaaataaattcattgcatttattttcaccTAGCAGAAcaacaagaaacaaaagaaaaaaatatttatggacAGCTTATCGAAGCTTGACCAAGTAGCGGCCAAGCAAAAGCTGGGGTAACTGTCAAGGTGAGTAATGCACTGTTAATACACAGCACCCACTTTGCCTTCACTACAAgggcagaaaaagaaagaaagaaaggcagTGGGGCATTAAAGGTCCTCTTTCAGACGCCGCTGCTGGAAAAGGAAGTGCTTACGTTTTCCAGGCGCTTCTTGTTGACAGCCGCGCCTCCCTTCCTCGTCTCTTCGCtgaccacaatgcactgcagctcGGAGTCGGTGATGGAGGGGCCAAAGGGCTCGGAGATGGGCACGATCTCGTACTGCAGTGAAGGCTTGATGTCTCGGAGGAACTCCCGGAGCCTTTCCGCTCGTAATTCGTAGGGCTCTATCAACTCCTTCAGCACTTTGTCTGGGGCGAGGGAGAGGAAACGAGTGCAGTGAACTGGCTGGACTCCTCCGGTCCACAGTAAGGGACCCATTCAAGGACCAGAGGGGGGAGATGAGGCAGATTTCACCAGACACACCTGGCACAAAGCGATCAGCGCTCACCAGCACATTTATGCTGATATTACAGGAGTTCTGTGGCAATCACATACCTATTCCCAGTTGTATCACCACAGTCACTTGTGATCTACATTTCTGAATGGCATGTAAGTCCTATACGAAATAGTTCAATTCTAAGCTGGtgttcctcactcctggtcctggagagccgcaggatcTGCAGGTTTtggttttcgccttaatatcaccaaccaattcagacccaagaaaccaggtgaagtgggttaactgtgtaattacctGCTTTAATtaactgctgagtaacaacaaaaaccagcacaccctgcagctctccatgaccaggaatgaggacctCGTTATGCACTGGACCTagaatccattttattttttatcatttatcatttaaaacGCACATTTAATGGTGCAGTTTTTACTGCATTTACTTTACTGTCAACATAAaaccatcacaaacacaaagctGCAGTTGGCACTTGTCTCTTATATGCCACTCTCACTCATAGAATTGCATTACTCTGTCATACACAAATAAGCACTAATCTGACAACACTGACAAACAAGCTAAATCTATCCACAATATAATCATGGTCAGTATGGAGTCTCTATACTGCCCATTTGTACTGTCATATTGTAGCCATAATAATATCCACactgcccttgagcaaggcccttaaccctgcattgctccaggggaggattggagGATCCCAGATGGAATGTCTTGCAACCTCAGTAGCTGTAGTAAAAGCTCACCCAATGAAAAATTTTCATTGGTCTGGATATAATTTCTATTGCTAAACATGGCAACAATAGAGAATTTAGCTAGGCATCACACCCTTACAATgcattattaattaaataatctGACACCCTTATTTTAACAGATGAAGAAATTGTAACTGGGTACATTGCTGGACAACAGATGCTCTGAGATTAAAATCTGTAACCATCCTGACACTCCTTTCCCACTTGACCCTACCCATTCACTTACTTTTCAACAGTTCTGTATCACAAAGCCCAATCACAAAGCGCCTGTTTGCCAGGAGGCAGGAGATGTTGAGCAGGGTCTTGTGTGCCCCGTGGAGCCGGTCGAAAGTGCCCCCCACCACCACGTCACTGTAAGTCTCCAGAGGCTCTGCTTCACCCACCCCACCGCTCTTCAGCGCGTCCTCCTCCTGCAGAGATTTCAGCTGGGGGTGCAGCAGCACAGAGGTCAATCCTGGGCTGCAGGCGTAGCAGCACCCGGCGTACTTCTGCAGGCACTGGGCCACCAGTGGAGACTGGCCCGGGTCCTGCAGAGGGAAATCAGTCAGCACGACCTCCGGGGAGTGTGACAGGGTCTGCGGGGAAGGGAAGGGGTTATTGCTCCCCTTCGTCCCAACCAAGCCCTGCTGGGCCCGAAAATTGGTGAGCAACACCCGCACGTCCAGGTGCCCGCACACGTCGGCCGCGTTGCTGTAGAGACGGGAAATGAGGCTGGAAACATCCGCCACCGGGGGGATGCAGACCGGTCGGGCCTGGCCTGTGCTGCCCAGGTTGAGCCCCGGGTGCAGGTGCACATAGAGGGTCCTCTCCACCACCTGGGCGGCTGAGCTGAGGACAGGTGCGATGCGCACGGGGAGGGTGTGCAGCGGGGAGGTGAGGACCAGGACGCCCGTGCTGAACATCGCCATGGTCGGCCGGTGACAGACACGCACTGGTGGGGCTGGGGCTGCCTGGAGGGCAGGAAAAATGGAGCAGTACAACTTTCTGATGAATAAGTAAAAGACCAGATTTATTGcagtacatgtacagtacaaagtctgactgacagactgaagTTAATCCTAATTCAATTAAACCATGTCTGCATTAAGACAATACTTAACAGCAGAAGACGAGGGCAAAGTGTGCTGAATCTTTTCAGTTCAGAATGAGCTTAAATCAAGAAAGTATTACTGTAACTCTCCTGGTCCTGCCCGACTAGCTAAATACAAAGACGTAGGCGTAGATTTGCATTTTAAgtcaaaatgtatatataatgtatgtCCTAAGCAAATGTGCAAACTACTATTTTGGCTAAGATAACGAAGTAAAGAGTTATGTCTACGGTCACCGCGTCTGCAGATTTTTGCAGttggtcagtcagtcagtagcCAAGGTGTGTGCAATCTTTAGCTAATCACTGATTTAAAATTAATAATTGATGCGCTTATCCGAAAACCACCGTTTTCTTCAGGACCAGAGTCTCACACCCctgtaaataattatttatgcatttattcagATGGCTTTAGAAAGTATTAATGTTAACTAGACATTCTGAAGGCTAAAATATTTCAGATTTGACTACCACAGAGTTGAGTTAGAATAGGAAAGAAAAGTCACAGAAACTCGGACATCCAAAACTTAGTTGCCTAGTTGGTTGTTACACACTAGCTATAGATTAGGGCAGCTATCAAACCAGCAAGCCATCAGTGTGAATTAGCTAGCTACGTTAACGAGCCGATTTAATTCATTCGCGAGCCGATGAGCGCCTTGCGAAGCATAGTGCATTTCAGACAGCTTCTGAATTCAGAGAAGAGCCATCTAGTTAGTAATTAAGGTAGCAAGCTAATGTTAGTTGGGAAGCTACCGTTAGCTTactggctagctaacattaggtGTTAacggataaaagcatctgagGCATAAAGAACAGTATGATATATTACCGTACCGTAGTGTAAGTACTGTGAAGGTTAAAATAATTTGGCGATTGGCATTTTTAGACTAAATCGCttcataaaaaaacacttaaatttTCTGGGGTTGCGCTATGCTTCCGtaatgaaaacctacatgtGAATCTGACCTAACAGTGAGCCACCTGACATCGTACTGCATGTTCATTGGTGCACATATTTTGTCACATGATTAATATGGTCGTGTATTTCTGGGAAATGTGGTCATTCGTATTACAATATCTTTTGACGATTGTGTGCCGTGTACCGCATAAAACTAATGCTGCGTTCCAGAATTCGGAAGTCCGAAAATGAACGGATCTTGACCGCCCCAATATGGCGGTAGCGTGGACGCACGTTAAATCTCGAACGCGGTATCTACGTTTCTATATCCATGTAATGGAATACTTGAATACATGTATTATGTATTGTATAAGTGATTGTCATAAACTAGTTACCCTGAATTGTCAAATATATGACTGATATATAGTATTTAACAATTACATTCACAAAAAgttgttaatgtaatgtaatgtgctcaAGCTTAAAATGTAGAAACAATTGGCTTAAAGACATTATAGCATTTACACTTTAAGTATGTGTTATTATACTGAGGTCACAGCAGTTTAATATATAGACATGGTGCAATAGAAATAGGGTGCAGAATAATGCTATGATTTCACAGAGGGATCTTATCTAAGCCTGCATCTAAATTGCACAAACTTAATTATGTATATCTTACATAATTAAGTTAGATATAGTAACATGGATTGATCATGTGGACTCTTGCAAGATCTAGTTCTGTTAAGTGTGAGAATAGataccctgctggaaaaaaaaaaactctacgTAGATCAGTGACTATCTCTGTGGTGACCAGCATAGCCTACTGCAACCAACTGGTCTAGTATGACCCACTTACACCAGTATGACTGAGCTGTTCTACTAGTCATTATCAGTTTGACCAAGCCAGTCTACCAATTTGACCAGCATAAAAACAGCACTGCCTGGCTTAACAAGATACAAACCCCAACACTGACCACCTTGGAACCTAAGCTGGTCACTGCCAGCAGGTGTGAACATGTAAATGTACCCCTTTTGCACAGGTTCCCAACCTGGGAatcatttttgcagtgttctattTTGAGGATTTAGAACTCCAGCGGCATCACATAGACTTGAAAAACTGCTGAGATGAAGCAAGACActtgtaccatttacaataatAACCTAATTGAGTTTATTTATAActaaatcatgaaaataaagtGCTACAAATACAAAAGGCAGGCACAATGCAAAAATGAAGTTGTTCtttattttctaattaaatACTGAGAGTCACAAACAGGGAACTGTTTTATTAATCATAAACTCATTGAACTTACTGAAGTGTGCAAAACCTGAAGGTTATATGCAGAACTACAAAAGATCTTTGAAGAAAAATGCAGGCAGTATACCCTGGTGTCCCCTAGTGTCGCCAAATCTATCCAAAATTGTGCTAAATAGTACATTgctatgaataataaaaaatcttaTACTTTTACAACAAATGTTTTGACTAATGAAACTCACTCTTGCATCTTTTTCCAAGTGGCAATTAGGAGAATTCCCACTTGAATTAGAATTGGttgatccaaaaaaaaaaaaaaacattcaaaacctctcagaaaattaatgaaatgtttagtccATCAAAAGCATATAGAAATGCTTaaaggttaaacataccacactgaaaaataatgcaAAGACATTGTGACACACTGTGGTGCATATTACATGTGATAATTCACATACATTTTGCTGTAATCTATAGAGCTTTTGTTGCATGGGGATGGGACAATGTTTTACAAATGTTTCTATTTCCAATCAATCCAATGGAAATCTAGCACATATCAATACCGGGCATGTTAACAATGCTCTCATGCGAACAGCAAGCCACTCTGTGCCAACTTCAGCAGAGCATTGGCCTACATCATGCCATGGTATTTGTATATTAAGATCCATCTTATCCATCCATATCATCCAGTCGGCTGGCTAGCTACCAGGGTATAATGTGAACTCACTGTGCTCCAAACAGAACAaggggaagcggccgcttccaccagaattTCAGGTCTggtcaatggtagtttttctccagataatgtaatgtttttgttttttttactttgagggACTtagagtgcagtctgtaagtatttagacagtgacatatttttttgttgtttttcagtaCTTCAGCAAAcaagctgaaataaaacaatcactatgtggttaaagtgcagactggtCCCAAAAATTGGGGGGACCATGTTAATAGGGGCTGTAATTCACAgattgtttgctggagtacagagcaaaaacaaaaaaatatatcattttgaAATTTGTCAAATTGAACTGTAGGAAATACAGTAGGAAATTAAGTGCAAACCACTTTGTTGACTGCATTTGTACCAGGCAATAACAGTtgagtacagaaaagtatttgaatccaaaacaattacgtatttaacCCAAGCCTGTCACTGTCATTATTTAGTGTTATATTATCCGCGCCTACAAGCTTTTTTTGTCAGCTACAAGCTTGTTTTAACTCAAAATATATCAATAAGTCTGGCACATTTGGCTGAATCATGTTTGAAcacctttcttttttaatctcAGCATTTCCCACTTGTTCTCTTGGTATTGTCAATCTTCTCACACTGTCTGGCAGTACATCATTAGGTAACCAATCATAATctaaaacaaacaatatatttGGAACTTGCAAGAGAGCTGTTCTGCTCTCCCCTAACTTGGTAATTTAATTCATACGAACTAGCCAAAGTTAGTTTCCGCAGCAAGTATGCATCCAGCTTTAGCAAAACTAAATTTACTtgtgttaaaacaaaaaaagccatcgtatgcatgcgtgtatgcgtgttgAGTTCAAATCAACTAAGGCATGATAATAGCCCTTACGAAGAAGAATACGTGGGCCAAACTCAACGCAAACTATTATTCTAAGATTATTCTTGCCATCTCATTAAAGACAATGCATCAGTGAGGGAATATTGAAGTGGGAGCTGTGGTCTGCTAGGAGTAGACATCTTCCAATTACAACAAACCAAAGAAAACA from Conger conger chromosome 2, fConCon1.1, whole genome shotgun sequence encodes the following:
- the coasy gene encoding bifunctional coenzyme A synthase, whose amino-acid sequence is MAMFSTGVLVLTSPLHTLPVRIAPVLSSAAQVVERTLYVHLHPGLNLGSTGQARPVCIPPVADVSSLISRLYSNAADVCGHLDVRVLLTNFRAQQGLVGTKGSNNPFPSPQTLSHSPEVVLTDFPLQDPGQSPLVAQCLQKYAGCCYACSPGLTSVLLHPQLKSLQEEDALKSGGVGEAEPLETYSDVVVGGTFDRLHGAHKTLLNISCLLANRRFVIGLCDTELLKNKVLKELIEPYELRAERLREFLRDIKPSLQYEIVPISEPFGPSITDSELQCIVVSEETRKGGAAVNKKRLENGLSELVLYEIQVIKDAHHSEIEEEKISSSSFRSRLLGTLLTPPKDNPLLPHVPYVIGLSGGSGSGKSSIARRLEALGAVCIDGDQMGHETYRPGATAYQRVVEEFGNDILNEDKTINRGALGKKVFGNKERLQSLTDIVWPEIALCVKQKIQQAREEGKQVCVVDAAVLLEAGWTDMVHEVWVTVIPEEEAVSRITARDGLSEEDARRRLQSQWSNAQRVEHANVVLCTLWDPDITQRQVQKAWDLLQERICKRQVKSSL